CACTTGCGCAGGGTCGCGGGCCGGATTCCGAGCTTGGCTGCCAGCGGCCCGATGAACGTGCCGCCGGACCCGGTCACGGCAGCCGGCTCGGACCCCGCACCGGGCTCGGGCGCGGTGGTGGGATCCAGGTCGACAAGGGCGTTCTCCACGGCCTGAAGGGTCCGGCGGTCGTCGAGGAGCTGGGCGTGGCTCTCGTCGACGAGGCGGAACGCCTCCTCGGCCGCGCCCTCGTTCAACGCCCGCATGATCGATGTCGCCCTCTGGTGACCGTGGCCGGGCAGCAGGGCGAGGAACGCGCGCAGGGCTCCCGCGTGCAGCGAGGTATAGGTGCGGTAGCCGTGAGGTGTGCGACGGGCGGCCGGAAGGATGCCGGCCTCCTCGTAGTTCCTGACCGCCTGGGTCGACAGGCCGTGCTCGCGCGCCAGATCAACCGGCCTGAGCCGCACCCTGCTTTGAAGGTCTGATCCCATGAGCCTGCCGAATCCTGCCGGTATCGCGGAAAAGTTTCAAACGAAGGTTCAACGATAGCGTTTAAGGCATGGCTACGGACATCAAGGACACCGCCCACGCTGTCGAAGCGGCCGCCGTCATGAGGCTGCTCCCGGCCCGGCCGCGGCTGCTCGCTCTGGGGGAGCCCACTCACGGTGAGGACGCTCTGCTCGACGTGCGCAACGAGCTCTTCCGGCAACTCGTAGAGCAGGAGGGCTACCGGACGATCGCGATCGAGAGCGACTGCATGATGGGCCTGGTCGTGGACGACTACGTCACCAC
The DNA window shown above is from Streptomyces sp. NBC_01445 and carries:
- a CDS encoding TioE family transcriptional regulator, with product MGSDLQSRVRLRPVDLAREHGLSTQAVRNYEEAGILPAARRTPHGYRTYTSLHAGALRAFLALLPGHGHQRATSIMRALNEGAAEEAFRLVDESHAQLLDDRRTLQAVENALVDLDPTTAPEPGAGSEPAAVTGSGGTFIGPLAAKLGIRPATLRKWEGAGLVHPRRDARTGYRVYDDADVRDARLAHQLRRGGYLLEQIAPLIAQVRAAGGLEPLEAALCDWRGRLSARGRAMLTGAAELDAYLRERG